aagatatttgaaaGCAACTACAAGTAAACAATTTTTGTGCATTGTTCCAAGAAGATTGGCTCAAAATCGAATCTTTGCAAACATATTAGGAGGAAAGGCCTACGTCAGATTTGGGAGGTTCTATCACTTATTTCCTCATCTTGATGtcttaaatagaaaatattttatagttaCTCTCCGTTTTCAATACTGACCAATTAGAGAGTTGCAACTCTTTCGGCTTTTCACTATCATTGAGTTCATTTgtatataaaagaaacaagcttttttaacaagaaacaaactttTAATTGATGGACGGCGAGGACGTTACAAACTCCTAAGGAAAAGCATCAATTAGAAGCATAAAGCAGATACCCTCATTGCATAACAAACTttccataaataaaacaaacaaacaaaaacaaaaccaattGTCTATGATATCCTTTACAGAGTAGCTATTAAATACATCGTTTCCTCTTCAAAAGCCACAACAAAAAACATGAACTTACCACCACAAACACATGACTAAACATGGGCAGTCCATGCATCAAACAACTCCATATCGATTGCCAGCCTTGATACAACTGCaatttcaatcaaataaattcaatcaatttttaataggGCCATCCTTGCTCCAAgcagaaaaggagaaaaaaaatgcgTCCAATTAACACACTCAatgcaatttattttaaactaaattataaacatatatatatatatatatatatatcccttAAGTTCAAGGcaagtttcaataattttgaaaagatacATTTTATCCCTTGAACTTTATAATAGTTCTGGAAAATACGTGGGagaactttttttaaaaactgaTAGTTGGAAGTTAACATGACTGTCGATAGGTAAAAATTGGGAATCATATTTGACATCATTTACAATTCAATTGCAATGAATAGTAAAATGATTGTTACCATCCATTTCAACTCAAAATTATCTTGACATCATTTACAACGGTTGAAGGAATGACCTtgatttaagaaatatttgtgAGAGAAGTAATATCTAgggatttatttaaatattgtacCTAGAATCTAGAGATTTAGTTAGCTTTTTGTATTATAAAAGGACATGTACCTCTCTGAAATAATAAGTGTAGCAAGACAATTTAGACATGCAAGAAAAACATCATTCAAATAATCAATTCTACACATCGGCTACCACGTCAATTTGCATGAATGATATCATAAATGATGCATGTATCAGCATCCATGGTGtccatttttaataatcataTTAACGAAAAacctcttaatttttttcctacaacaatttcaaagttcaagaattaaaatgaaacttttcaaaatttagaagcattattgaaatttacatcaaaataaagaaagtaaaaagtaTTTGTCGAAAGATTAGATTAGCCTTAAGTTAGGAGATATTTGTATAATTCATGAGTTAGTATCCAAGCTAAGATTAAACGATGCCTATTACTCAGTGGGGAGGAGTGTCAAAAggatatttgtgtaattccATTAAATAAGGGAAGTAGTTGACCTCCCTAATTTATCTTAGGGATTATTATTTAGATCTAGTTGCCTAGTATCTAGggattattatttagatttactTTTAACTAGTATCTAGCATATTTAGATTATTTAGATTATGTAGTGATTTAGATTTTAAGGGATATGTAATTCTCTagaaattaataagaaaaacagcAGCCTAATTTAGACTTGGAACAGTATATTGTTTATATTCATGAGTGTTCAGGCCAGTTTCTCACCAGACAACCACTTGGCCTTACTACATTTGGTTGTTCAGGTAATTTGtagaatatgaaattttaggtaGGTGGGCATCATGGCTTGAAAGCATTCCCTTTAGCCATTCATTATTACATGGTCCTTAATGCGTACTCGGTCACGCCAAGTTATGATATCTCAACTATTCTCATTAGACAACCTTCTGACCCTACTACATTTTGTCACTCATAGGATAATAAATCCTAGGTAGGTTCCATCATAGCTTGATCTCACTCCCTCTAAACCTTTTATTTACATTGTCCCTTGTTGACTACTAGACTAAACCATGACAGTGACCCCTTTTTTCAGTTGACACTCTTTCATACAAGAGGCAtacaaaaaaatcaaccaaaaaggAGCCAAACTAAAGACgcttatttatattttggttCATTCCAAAAACATCATGATACTTGGCTTGGCTCATTATCTCAAGAAGGATTGACACCATGGACGATAGCCTTCAGACAGTCACCTCCCTTGTTTTAGGCCCATATGCTTTATGTAAGGGCAGAAAACCCTAACCATGTTTTAAGGCTCCGCCatttagtttcaaattttggatCCGCTAGTTATAGAGATTTACACTATTTGTTGTACAAAAGGCAAGTTTTCATGGTATCTAGGAGGAAGTTGTTCAAGACGCNAAGACCCCTATAATCGGCTGAGGGGCAAAGTGTCTCTTTTGCCCCTCTGACTTTGaccgacttttttttttcaattttcttttttttttgaagtaaataGTTCGTAGGAAGATGTTCGAACCTTCTCGGTACTcctaattctattttattttcgaattatctattattttttattaccaAAAGTTGGAAATCTCTTTTGTAAGTTTTCAATCCCCTCTTTTAGCTTGGCACTTCTTTTGCTTTCccatacaaaacaaaaacaaaaacaaaagaataagaatacaATGAAAAGAGGAACATACCTTTTCCTCGGACGAGCTTTCTGACCGTTCAGTAGAATCTATTAACACTGAAGAAAGTTCTTGCAGACTCCTTCAAAATCATGTGATATACACATATGAGCTCAATGGGACAGGGAAGCGAAGTATATACTTTCacttgaaatatatataaaaagtcaTATAAATGAACCAAGCAGCTTAAATGTGGAATTAAATCAACTTGGATTTGTATATTCTGTAAGTTTAAAGAGACATGAAAAGTTATATTAGCTTACCGTAATGTCCACAATAACCCATCATATGAATGTCCCACATTTGCATCTTTCAATATTCTGCAACACgctcaaaaaaattaaatcaactGAAACTCTGGGTCTGATGCTTTTTTTCACGTGTATTCTTTGCAGTTTTGGTTAGCATGAACAATTATGATTGTGTTTTGTAGCTTTCATAACATGTATCATGTTGTATTACGCGCATGAAGAAAAGACGTGAAGCTAGTATTTTCATGTCAAACACAAATAGAATAAATCTCGAAAGATACTAACAGTTTACAAATTCTTTTATGAAAGACAATGAACGTATGCAAAAGTCATCTAATCTGGATACTATCTCTCATGAGTCATATCGAACTAGATGAGGTGCAAATCAAATTTAACAGGATACTATTGGAACATATATTACTATAGAAACTATAAGacataatataaagtttgCCTGGCCGGCCTAAGTTGACTTGGTGAATTTTTTAAGCAAAATTTATATCTTGaccttcaattttgtatattGAATCATTCACTTCAATATCTATCTACATTTATATTGATTTTCATTATGAAATCTCTGTCGATTTTATTATATGTTGGTATGGCCTAAGGTAATTTGTAgctttggaagaaaataaactcCTCTAAAGTTAAGAGGCCAAAGGTGATTGCCTCATTTGTATCTTAAGCCGACCCTTGCAgcatttgatgaaatttaaaGTGGAAACAacaattaagtttaaaaaaatgatcaaaGTAACGATAACAATAAGACAAAGAAACAATTTAATAACACAGAATGAAAGATGTACAACATGAAGTCCTAAATACCTCTCGAAACCTGAGCAAATTGCCTCAAACCAGTAGGTGAAAAGATCCTTACTGATGCGGGAATGGTAATTTCTGACAAGACAACAGAAGGCCGCATTCCTACAAGGTAATCAATCAAGTCACACAAAATAATGCCCCATGCCAAATTAACAAATGAACCAGGAAATGCATGTTCCTGTTTTCATAATCACGTAGCTTAAAATTTACCATAACCATTTCCCTTTAGCAAGCTCCTCTTTAAGATGAACACTAGCTGGGTCCCTTTTAACCCGCTTTTCAGTTGATATTGCTTTTGTAGAGGTAACACATgcctaaataaataatccatCTGGTTAGAGGTAACACATgcctaaataaataatccatGTGCAACCAGTCAGACCAATTTCTAGTGCCCATAAACAACTATTCAAacaactaaattataattataagatCTCTgcaatataaaaataccacAAGCAACGGCGTTTCAAGAACTCAATACAGCCTTATACTTTTTCCATTTGTTCAATGAAAGTTAGGtttctaaataataaaaaattaaaattaaaagataaaaagttatataaaaGTAAAGTTAAAATGGAATATAAGAAAATCTAACAGATTAATAGAAAGTCTGATCATGAACTTGGACCAAAGGAAACGAATTATTGCAAGTACGTCGTAAGCAACAAGTGTTTAGCTGGATTAACATTTTCTCAAAAGTATTTTACGATCTTCTAATGTTCATTCAGCTCCCACCTCAGTCCCTTATAATGAATCAGATAATGAATCTCAGGTTAGTTTGAGAATGTGAAGTTGGATGCTCAGGCTAATTCTTTGAATAATAAGAATACGGAAGAATCCTATGCAGAGACCTTTATTTCCTTATTTCAGCCACCAAATCAGCAAAATTCCAAGATCAAAAATGTTAAAGAGTCAACAATCACATCTCAGAGTCTCGATGTCTTTTTTCACCTTTTATTCCTTGcaagttttcatctttaattgAGTTTGTGGATCACAAATGTGAAGAAAAATCCTTCGATAAATGCCTAAGGAAAATGCTAAAATGATTTACAAGGAATCCTTTcaatgcttcaatgaagattttttcttggaatACTCAAGGTTTCCCTCATCTAGCAAAGCATTTTTGGTTCCTGCATCTCTTGATATTACCGCTACCTTCATAATTGGGGTTAATTGATTGTTTTCGTTTTCTAAGAAGCTCTTTAGCAGAATTAATTATTGAGGGTTATTTGATAGCATTAATTTCACGCATTGTCTCAAAATAGCTTTAGttttttcattgaaatatTTGGTGAAGATGTTCAGCTGCACCTTTATTAAGACTTTTTGGCTTCAATCTTTTTTCAAGAAGTCACTGGCTTTAATCTTTTTTCAAGAAGTTATTCCAGTTGCATTCACTATTGgggattttttattgtttcCAAGACAGCATTTATTGAGATTTTCTTGTGTTTTCAAGGCATATTATTCTTGCTTTTGTTTCATGATAGTATTAATTTTGACCCTTGGAACCGACAGATTTTCTCTCGACTTCATTGACCCTTCATTATCTTCATTGTCGTTGGAGTTGAGGAATAGTTTCAATTGTTGCCTTGTTTGAAGAATTCTTAGCGGGAGTTCAATAGTGATCGGTGGTTAAGAAACATTTAATGCATCGACAGTGGGGTTCTTGGAAGCtgattcatttaattttgttacgATGGAATATGGTGATTAAAGTCCACTATTGGTGTTTCTTTGCATGGTTCTTCGTCTTATTAGATCAATTAAGGTTGGTCTTTTGAATTTCTCAAAGAATCCAACTACATAATTATGATTCCTTAGATTCCCTTATCTTCCTTTGTCATATTCAAGGAGCAAAGtgtcttcttcatcatttgCATCAATGTGGTTAGAATTTTTGTATTGAATAGTTTGTTTTAGAAGAAACCAAAGGATTTCCAACAAGTGGTCAGATCAATTTGTTTAGGCTTAGGTGAAGGTCTCTTCTTTGTGTGCTCTCACCATCCTCTTTGTTGGACGTTCTATCCAAGATTCATGTCTCATTTGGCATACTGTAATTTTTTTCGTtgtaatcttctttttttattcttgttaTTCAGTACCTTGTCGAATTTGTGACTTTTAAGCCgtagtctcttttcatttcatcaatgaaaagttttgtttctagttcaaagaaaatagattaATGGGAAGTAGGGGGGGGAAATTCCCAAATACTGGTGGGGAGTGTTTGACATTTGACCAGCTTGCTTTGAGGGCTCCACTGGGTCAGAACACGGTTCTTCTTAGAGGTCCTAAGAACTCGCGGGAGGCCACGAAGTATTTTGGTCCTGTACCTACCACACAGCCATACCAAACCATATGTGAGGTCCAAGGGTAGGAAGTTTGAGAGGGCTAGAGGAAAGAGAAACAGCAGGGGATACAGTGTTTGATTTGATCTTACGTTTCCAAGCTAATTCAATGCTAGTGTGTTATTTTGAACTCAATACGCAAATTttggtagattttagttacctatcaaaaaaatcttttggataCTTATTTGGTATCTCATTAGAGCAATACCTTCTTCTAGTGTATTAAGTGATGAGTCAAAACAACAACTTCCCGTCAATGCAGCATGGTAAATAAGTAAAGAAGTACAGTATGTTTAGAGTACCCGATAGAGTACAGTCGCGGCAAGTTCTACCAACCCACAATGTGAGCTACTCAAAGTTCCAAATTTATCATCTTTATTTGTATCAGACCtgaaaaatcatatatttccAGTAGCCATACATCATCAGATTATAAACAAGATTCAACCTAAATGAGATGTAAGGAAAAAGGATAAATCAagagaaaatctaaaaatacaAACCAAGGAACCCCAACACTAGAGATGCTGCTTTGATCTAGTTCCTTATAAAGTACATCAAGTAGCTGTTCTACAAAAAATCTCTCATCATCAGCTCTTGTTAGACTTATTTGTAACCTTCCATAGAGGACAAGAGCGTCCTGCAAACGTAACAAGTCAGGAAAAtgctttaaaaataataaatggaatgAAATAAGAGTTAAGTTCGTCCAACTTATTTCGTACCTTTAGAGCTCGATCATGAGTCACCATCCAACACCGAAACACGAATTGTTGCACAGAGTTGTGGATCTCCAATAAGTTACTTCCTAGATTAGGACCATCCTTTAACAAGTATGTATTTACACACTCAATAAGTTTTCGTGATACTTTACCTTCATCCCTGaccaataaaagaaaaacgttCATTCTTTCACTAAAAGAGACCACAGACGGAAACACCAAGATCAGGTCCACAAGTTATAGAAGACGCAAAAGAATCAGAATGGTAACATTGGGTTAAATGCAAGTATTTTCATACCTCACGAGGGAGAAAATCTTGGCAATTCCATTTACAATTTCTTGCCTAATACTATCTGGGAAGTCACCAGGAGGATTTTCCAAAAGTGAATGGAGCGTTAATATGCACCGGAAAAGCTCTTCCTTGGGAGTATAAAGGTTATCATTCTTCCCAACTAAGCTTCCTTCCACCTTCTCCAAGTATAAAAGCACGAGGTCTTTCAACATGGAATAGAGAAgttaagatgaaattaaacatCATACAGTAATCAAAATGATATGTCATTGTAGAGTGAACATCATGCATATTCATCTCTCAGGTTGCGGTTATGACAGAACTTACTGCAATATATGCGCTTCCTCAAATGAAAACGATAATCCCTTACAGCTACTAGATGCCTAATTATGATCCCATATTCAGATTGAAAGCATGGTATAGTACTCAACACGTCCCATATGTGACTAAACAGCATCTTAACCACAGATATCAAGGGTACTACATTGCCTGGGACAAGAAAAACAAGCATCATTGTTATAACTTGTAGATGTCCTGACAAGAATGCTTAAGTAATATTTACATATGCAGTTTCATTGCTGAAAAAGATAACAGAAAGGATgcaaccaaaaaaattgaaccaaTCACAAATCAGAACTAATAACCAAAAGTAATAAGTATGAATGTTGAACCATGTGGTTCATGAATATTTACCTCGccaagaacatgaagaagtGCTTCTATACTACTTTATCTTTCtcaaaaatattgaaataaataggCCTATTTCGTTTGTGGTGCCAACATAAGTTCatttcaaaaacaacaacCACAGGATCTGTATGAGAATTAtgttcaattattaaaaatgttttctaaatttatctcgttttttaaaaaatatttcaaaagcaACAAAGAAAGGATATGTCAGGGGATAAATTTACCTTTATACCCCTTCTAGTACATTATGCACCCAGGGAAAAGTTGCAACCAAAGACTGACTCTTATGATGTAGCCTAGGTGACTAAGGAGAGATCCTAAGAAGCATATCAAGAATCTTTATTATCAATCAAAAAGGCGAAGAATACAAGAGAGGAACTAACCAAGAGTAACATCTAATTAACCAAAATAATCCTACTACATTACCTCGCCTACAGAATCCTCCCCCCCCCCACACACAAacaaatacatacatacataccgTTGCAGAGGGGGGCAATGAGGATTGTGGGCAGACAGGCTTGCAAGTTCGCAACAGAAGGTACAATAATGACATATTTCAATCACTCACCAGAAAACTTATTGTCTTCTGCTTTTTGAACGACAACTCTCAGTGTCTTCGCAAATATTAACTTAGGCAGTCGCCGCTTGCTTGAAGATATCTCCATTGACACACATTGGATCAACAATTTTGTGATGAAAGGCCATGTTTCAGctgaagataaaataaaaataattaatcttttaacaCGGTGTTTGAGAAATAACAATTAAACGTGTGCATATCAAATGGACCGTTGAACGTACGAGGTGGAATTTCTTCTGGCTTTAGCTTAGCAGTCCTCTGTCCAATAAATTTACAGAAATCATTCGCTTTTTCTCCCTCTAGCCATGTATTCAACAACTTTATCCCTTCCTGTAATCAAGTgaaaataacaagaaaaaccGAATATTGATATACTAGATGATGCAACTTTCTGGCTACATTAGAATATTTTTCAGGATGCAAATTGTGAAAACTGGATGCTAAGAAGTATAATACACAGCATATTTCGAACTCCCTATTGATTGAATGTACAgcgaaaacataaaataaaacttctcATAGCATAGAACCAAAGGAGGTGCACTCTAAGAGCTTTTTGCATCGTGCATGTCTTGAGCTGGGACTACACAGTTCCGAAACATATTCACAAAGTCGAGAAGAAAAGTAAGTCGAAAGTATAAGAAAGTGATTCTTACCTCGCGAGCTTTAGCTTTAACCGAAGATAGCTTTGAAACGATATCTTGGACGTCTCTGGAAGTAACCATGGCGGAGTTCGTTGCTCCGATTGCTATGCTCCGATGTTAGTAATGGATGGGAGAGCTCAAACTGGTGAAGTTCTGTGATTGCATTGAATCGGTTGAAGACATTAGAATGGCGGGAAAAAGGATGGTCTGGCAGACGAAAGGGGCTATGACCTGTGAAAGGGCGCGAGGCTTAGACGTTTCGGCGGCACGAAGACCGTGGTGCTGACTGCCGACGGTGTAAAATAACATTTACCGTAGAGATACcaaataatttactttttaaaatttataggtGAAAAAGGTCAATAAATAccacatttttattaattaacaataaacTAATTGCATTTAtctgtttaattttttttttttttttaaatatgtaaacaaaatttaaatatttaaaaatatgatgattaaaattacaaaaactataatatatcaAAAAAATTGTGCTCGAGTCTAGCCGTCATCCTACACTTTAGAACGAGCGAAAAAGTATAACTCgctttcattaaatatttatttttccaccCAATAGATATACGAGAGAAAATAGACTcattagttatatatatatatatggatgaTAATGTTTCTAAATTGTTgtcaataaaaatgaaataaaattaatattaatttgaactcAGGGCCTGTGGTCAAACACTTAAAGTCAATGGGTCATACAAATCAATATGACCAAATGTAACATAAAAGTTGGTGTAATTATCAGAGAATTTATTTTGGTCGGTTACTAATTGGAGCTGCTTAAATTGCTGAAAAGTTTGAACAATTTTTccatttgtttaattaaaattaaaagaaattacacAGAGTAATATATATGCACCAagattaaaggaaaataaattgtctgattaaattacattttatctCTGCAATTCTCCAAGAAATTAACAGTAATAAATGTCCTTTAAGAGGAACAAAGAATGAAACCTCCGCAATAAAAACTTGTCATCTTAACACATACACAATATAAACCAGATAAACACGagacaattttaaatttcctcCCAAGTTCTTCATTCCTGTACTCATGGAGGTCGAGTCGAATCTTACAGAAAATCTCAGCTCCAATCAAGCCTGCAAGGAAGATGAACTTTCATTTCAGTTTCTTGCATCAAAGGGTAATTATCTACATGAAATTCACCACCTTGATTCATCGTCGAATCCCATAATCGAAGACGAAAACTTGTGCAGTTTGGATCCTTTCAATCCATGTTCATATGGGTGTTCATCAAATAACAGTAATGCTGCTGTTGAGGACTTGTATGAGTTTGATAAAGCTTGTGCAGATCAAAATGGTGGGTGTGGACAAGTAATGGACAACTTCCAAAGCTCAGGAGATTACTACAATTTTCATCAAATGAATCAAATTGACGTAATGGGGTTGGAAAGGAATTCAATTCCACTGGATTTCCCAGATGTAAAACCTGTGAGTTTCTTTGTACCTGATGAAGTCTCGTGCATTACTTCAGGAAATGGCCATTTCCAAAAGGCTACCATGAATAAGAATGTGaatttttcatctttgttGAGAACTTCCAAAGGTCAAAACAAGCCAAATGTGATCAAAGGGCAGTGGACAGTTGAAGAAGACAGGTAAGaattacagaaaaaaaaaaaaaaacaaagaaaattaacCAAGTATTCTGCCAGTACAACAGATCTCAACTTTTGTAAATctgttttgaaatataatgtGGTTGATTTGATATTTGTGTTGAAAAAAACAGGGTTTTGGTTCAGTTGGTTGAACAATATGGAACGAGAAAATGGTCTCATATTGCACAGACGTTGCCTGGGAGAATAGGCAAACAATGCAGAGAGAGATGGCACAACCATCTCAGGCCTGACATCAAGGTATTTCGATCAAGCAACTCGAATCCAATTTGAACTTAATTTCTATTTGGACCAAGTTTTGATTAGTTGCTGTCTCAAAAGTGCTCCCAGGCTCTAGTATCTAAATTGTTTAACTAAGATGTGAATTCTGTTTCTATTTAGTTCGATCTCTACATATAGATACCTATCTGGTTCATACTATTTTGGTCTAAGAATTGCTGGTTAGTTAATAAACGAAATCATAACAAAGTTCAGATCTAGGAAgctaaaattgtatttaacTTCTAATTTTTAGACAACTTGAGTAGATAATTTAACAAGTGACAGCTATATTCATTCATGTTAGCAAATGAATCATATTTTTACtaaacaaaattgattgaaaatgaatgCAGAAGGACACATGGAGTGAAGAAGAGGACAGAGTTTTAATTGAAGCACATGCAGAAATAGGGAACAAATGGGCAGAAATTGCAAAGAGATTACCAGGAAGAActgaaaattcaataaagaACCACTGGAATGCAACCAAAAGAAGGCAATATTCGAAACGAAAATGTAGATCCAAATATCCAAGGTGCTCTCTTCTGCAGGACTACATAAAGAGCCTGGATTCCAACACAACTCGCCACCAGAAGAAAATTTGCCCAAACGATACCAAATCAAAATCGAAATTGGCCGATCGTCATCATCGTCAACCACAAACCGCTAATTTTTGCCCTAATGACTGGACGGTTCCGAATTCCGATTTAAAGGACGAAGCAGAGTTTTACCTCGACGATAATTTCTTTCGAGAAGGATGTAGCATCGACACGCTCATGGAGAATATAGCTGCCGCCTCCGCTGACGATGCCAATAATTATGAACGGAAAAGATATCACGGCAATGAAGAATTAGTTGAGTTTCATCAGAGAAGCAATGTTGAAATGGAGAAATTGCAGAATTGTGCTCCAGTGAAAACGGCGGCAGCGATGGAGTTTGAAGTAACAAAAGAACTTGATTTAGTAGAAATGATGAGTCAAGTGAATGAAGTTAACAAGATGAGATGAGCCAAATTTGCACGTACATGCATGTGCATGTTGCTCGCTTGCACTTGATAGACGTGTAAGAAAAGCATTTAAACAATacaaccttttttctttttcaaatatattttttggacattcatgttcttttatttatggGATACAATGTAAGAGCCGGATatcactactagcagatattgttcgacCATACcgtccgatgtctagctctaataccatttgtaacaactcgaactcactgttagcaaatattgtccgttttagcccgttacatataGCCTTCACAACTTTAAACACAAAtctattagagagaagtttctacactcttata
This sequence is a window from Cucurbita pepo subsp. pepo cultivar mu-cu-16 chromosome LG04, ASM280686v2, whole genome shotgun sequence. Protein-coding genes within it:
- the LOC111793375 gene encoding transcription factor MYB98-like — encoded protein: MEVESNLTENLSSNQACKEDELSFQFLASKGNYLHEIHHLDSSSNPIIEDENLCSLDPFNPCSYGCSSNNSNAAVEDLYEFDKACADQNGGCGQVMDNFQSSGDYYNFHQMNQIDVMGLERNSIPLDFPDVKPVSFFVPDEVSCITSGNGHFQKATMNKNVNFSSLLRTSKGQNKPNVIKGQWTVEEDRFDICVEKNRVLVQLVEQYGTRKWSHIAQTLPGRIGKQCRERWHNHLRPDIKKDTWSEEEDRVLIEAHAEIGNKWAEIAKRLPGRTENSIKNHWNATKRRQYSKRKCRSKYPRCSLLQDYIKSLDSNTTRHQKKICPNDTKSKSKLADRHHRQPQTANFCPNDWTVPNSDLKDEAEFYLDDNFFREGCSIDTLMENIAAASADDANNYERKRYHGNEELVEFHQRSNVEMEKLQNCAPVKTAAAMEFEVTKELDLVEMMSQVNEVNKMR